The following proteins are co-located in the Triticum aestivum cultivar Chinese Spring chromosome 1A, IWGSC CS RefSeq v2.1, whole genome shotgun sequence genome:
- the LOC123120398 gene encoding uncharacterized protein, which translates to MVEKRQASGDAPGTSRPPARMRAASTDDEDVSSIDVWIDASLGREGVRRRTEVVSQPPPSLQSVLVAGMGANPTANTGRRSAPRRSDYIGGQRLAAGEEAEVTSRWRPVSALDAEASPSGNEEELVAAVTQPRPPPLADQPSAAEAQPLPHPDESVGSAATAPEMVVPAPADSR; encoded by the exons ATGGTAGAGAAGCGCCAGGCCTCCGGCGACGCTCCCGGGACGTCGCGGCCACCTGCACGGATGAGGGCTGCCTCAACCGACGACGAAGACGTGTCCTCCATAGACGTCTGGATCGACGCAA GCCTTGGGAGAGAAGGGGTGCGCAGGAGGACGGAGGTGGTGTCTCAGCCGCCGCCATCGCTGCAGTCTGTGCTGGTGGCAGGAATGGGCGCCAACCCGACAGCCAACACTGGGCGGCGGTCAGCGCCGAGACGGAGCGACTACATCGGTGGCC AGCGCTTGGCTGCCGGCGAGGAAGCGGAAGTGACGTCCAGGTGGAGACCCGTCTCCGCTCTCGACGCAGAAGCGTCGCCGTCCGGGAATGAGGAGGAGCTCGTTGCGGCGGTGACACAGCCGCGGCCACCTCCACTGGCCGATCAGCCCTctgcggcggaggcgcagccactGCCACACCCCGATGAGTCCGTTGGGTCGGCGGCGACTGCACCGGAGATGGTGGTGCCGGCCCCGGCCGACAGCCGTTGA